From a single Nocardioides panacis genomic region:
- a CDS encoding ABC transporter ATP-binding protein yields MIELHQVGVTFADADEPVLSGVDLSIPEGELVLVVGRTGSGKTTLLRTLNGLVPHFSGGTLHGRVVVDGRDTRQHRPRDLADVVGYVGQDPLAGFVTDTVEDELAYGMESLGLAPDVMRKRVEETLDLLGLAEVRNRPVADLSGGQQQRVAIGSVLTTHPRVLVLDEPTSALDPLAAEEVLATLQRLVHDLGLTVVLAEHRLERVVQYADRVVLVPGGRAPVVSGTPEQVLRDAPVAPPVVELGRIAGWDPLPLSVRDARRLAGPLREQLAAVEAPERTGTGAASAAGAAGTVATTEDLVVSYGRVPALRGVTTRLGRGEVVALMGRNGAGKSTLLKTLVGMKRASSGRVLVDGLDPAGLRPSALLRHVGMVPQVPADLLYAASVGRECEQADQDARVPAGTTLALFRRLSPGVPVEQHPRDLSEGQRLTLALAIVLAVRPPLLLLDEPTRGLDYTAKHRLVEILRDLADEGHAVLLATHDVELVAEVATRVLVIADGELVADGPTADVVVSSPAFAPQVAKVLAPQRWLTPTEVAVALASTAPVTP; encoded by the coding sequence GTGATCGAGCTGCACCAGGTCGGCGTCACGTTCGCCGACGCGGACGAGCCGGTGCTCTCCGGGGTGGACCTCAGCATCCCCGAGGGCGAGCTGGTCCTCGTGGTCGGCCGGACCGGGTCCGGCAAGACCACCCTGCTGCGCACCCTGAACGGGCTGGTCCCGCACTTCTCCGGCGGCACCCTGCACGGCCGGGTGGTCGTCGACGGCCGGGACACCCGGCAGCACCGGCCCCGCGACCTCGCCGACGTCGTCGGGTACGTCGGGCAGGACCCGCTCGCCGGCTTCGTCACCGACACCGTCGAGGACGAGCTGGCCTACGGCATGGAGTCGCTGGGCCTGGCCCCGGACGTGATGCGCAAGCGGGTCGAGGAGACCCTCGACCTGCTCGGCCTGGCCGAGGTGCGCAACCGGCCGGTCGCCGACCTGTCCGGCGGCCAGCAGCAGCGGGTCGCGATCGGGTCCGTGCTCACCACCCACCCCCGGGTGCTGGTGCTCGACGAGCCCACCTCCGCCCTGGACCCGCTGGCCGCCGAGGAGGTGCTGGCGACCCTGCAGCGGCTGGTGCACGACCTGGGGCTGACCGTGGTGCTCGCCGAGCACCGGCTCGAGCGGGTCGTGCAGTACGCCGACCGGGTGGTGCTGGTGCCCGGCGGACGCGCGCCGGTCGTCTCCGGCACCCCCGAGCAGGTGCTCCGAGACGCCCCGGTCGCCCCGCCGGTCGTCGAGCTCGGCCGGATCGCCGGCTGGGACCCGCTGCCCCTGTCGGTGCGCGACGCCCGCCGGCTCGCCGGTCCGCTGCGCGAGCAGCTGGCCGCCGTCGAGGCGCCCGAGCGGACCGGGACGGGCGCCGCCAGCGCCGCCGGGGCGGCCGGGACCGTCGCCACCACCGAGGACCTGGTCGTGTCCTACGGCCGGGTGCCGGCGCTGCGCGGCGTCACCACCCGGCTCGGCCGCGGCGAGGTGGTCGCGCTGATGGGCCGCAACGGCGCCGGCAAGTCCACACTGCTCAAGACCCTGGTCGGCATGAAGCGGGCGAGCAGCGGCCGGGTCCTGGTCGACGGCCTCGACCCCGCCGGCCTGCGCCCCTCCGCGCTGCTGCGGCACGTCGGGATGGTGCCGCAGGTGCCGGCCGACCTGCTCTACGCCGCCTCCGTCGGCCGGGAGTGCGAGCAGGCCGACCAGGACGCCCGGGTGCCCGCCGGCACCACGCTGGCGCTGTTCCGGCGGCTCTCGCCCGGCGTCCCCGTCGAGCAGCACCCCCGGGACCTGTCCGAGGGCCAGCGGCTCACCCTGGCCCTGGCGATCGTGCTCGCCGTACGCCCGCCGCTGCTGCTCCTCGACGAGCCCACCCGCGGCCTGGACTACACCGCGAAGCACCGGCTCGTGGAGATCCTGCGGGACCTCGCCGACGAGGGCCACGCGGTGCTGCTGGCCACCCACGACGTCGAGCTGGTCGCCGAGGTGGCCACCCGGGTGCTGGTGATCGCGGACGGCGAGCTGGTCGCGGACGGGCCGACCGCGGACGTCGTGGTGTCCTCCCCCGCGTTCGCCCCGCAGGTCGCCAAGGTGCTCGCCCCGCAGCGCTGGCTGACCCCGACCGAGGTGGCCGTCGCACTGGCCTCGACGGCGCCGGTGACCCCGTGA
- a CDS encoding energy-coupling factor transporter transmembrane component T family protein: MRAVDRLSYPRSLHPGAWWLWAVALAAAASRTQNPVPLALILVVTGFVVAARRSNAPWARSYVAFLKLSLVIIVVRILFQALLSTGAQGPTVLFTLPSLPMPAGSGLKLGGVVSLEAILRAFYEGLQLATILCCVGAANALGSARRLLRYVPGALYEVGVACVIALTFAPQLVTDAARVRAAHRLRGQNGTGLRSLRRLAMPVLEGALERSVDLAAAMDSRGYGRTTDESAASRRLTGLLVFGGLLGVCVGIYGLLDGTASAWLGMPMLLVGLLVAGAGLHVGGRRSGRTRYRPDPWALPEWLVSACGVVAATAVFVDVHLHPADFYLASVTDLPPVPMLTVVGILVGALPAFLAPPLPLAASPHRPAPSATAGPADRMEVAA; encoded by the coding sequence GTGCGCGCCGTCGACCGCCTCAGCTACCCCCGGAGCCTGCATCCGGGGGCCTGGTGGCTGTGGGCGGTCGCGCTCGCGGCGGCGGCCAGCCGCACCCAGAACCCGGTGCCGCTGGCACTGATCCTGGTGGTCACCGGGTTCGTGGTCGCCGCCCGGCGCAGCAACGCCCCGTGGGCCCGGTCCTACGTCGCGTTCCTCAAGCTGTCGCTGGTGATCATCGTGGTCCGGATCCTGTTCCAGGCGCTGCTGTCCACCGGCGCCCAGGGCCCCACGGTGCTGTTCACGCTGCCGTCGCTGCCGATGCCCGCGGGCAGCGGGCTCAAGCTCGGCGGCGTGGTCAGCCTCGAGGCGATCCTGCGGGCGTTCTACGAGGGCCTGCAGCTGGCGACCATCTTGTGCTGCGTGGGCGCCGCCAACGCGCTGGGCAGCGCCCGGCGGCTGCTGCGCTACGTGCCGGGCGCGCTCTACGAGGTCGGGGTGGCCTGCGTGATCGCGCTGACCTTCGCTCCCCAGCTGGTCACCGACGCCGCCCGGGTCCGCGCCGCGCACCGGCTCCGCGGCCAGAACGGCACCGGGCTGCGCAGCCTGCGCCGGCTGGCGATGCCGGTCCTCGAGGGCGCCCTGGAGCGGTCGGTGGACCTGGCCGCCGCGATGGACTCCCGCGGCTACGGGCGTACGACGGACGAGTCGGCCGCCTCGCGACGGCTCACCGGGCTGCTCGTGTTCGGCGGGCTGCTCGGCGTCTGCGTCGGCATCTACGGGCTGCTCGACGGCACCGCGTCGGCGTGGCTGGGGATGCCGATGCTGCTGGTCGGCCTGCTCGTCGCGGGCGCCGGGCTGCACGTGGGCGGGCGGCGCAGCGGGCGGACCCGCTACCGGCCCGACCCGTGGGCACTGCCCGAGTGGCTGGTCTCCGCGTGCGGCGTGGTGGCCGCGACGGCCGTCTTCGTCGACGTGCACCTGCACCCCGCGGACTTCTACCTGGCCAGCGTCACGGACCTGCCGCCGGTGCCGATGCTGACCGTGGTCGGCATCCTGGTCGGCGCGCTGCCGGCGTTCCTGGCCCCGCCGCTGCCGCTGGCCGCGTCACCGCACCGCCCCGCCCCGTCGGCCACCGCCGGGCCCGCCGACCGGATGGAGGTGGCGGCGTGA
- a CDS encoding SCO2322 family protein — translation MATPLRRTLGALGALVLALLVVAGTARTADAADGYKYWNYFHVEGGKYAFAQTGPADFTPKDGTVEAYRYGLSTAADGLPPRTDATTYTVEDICAGTEAGSGEKLVGVLLDYGTAADADGGQTPPAPRAACAAVPTAANGQQVLDAVADLRLDKGLTCGIDGYPASGCSVTVKNPPSAAAAATVDFALPEAASATASPDAAGTADQAASETDDGGVPWTLIVVVVVVVAIGAASFVLSRRGKNL, via the coding sequence ATGGCCACTCCCCTCCGCCGGACCCTGGGCGCGCTCGGCGCCCTGGTCCTCGCCCTGCTCGTCGTCGCCGGCACCGCTCGTACGGCGGACGCGGCCGACGGCTACAAGTACTGGAACTACTTCCACGTCGAGGGCGGGAAGTACGCCTTCGCCCAGACCGGCCCCGCCGACTTCACGCCCAAGGACGGCACCGTCGAGGCCTACCGCTACGGCCTGTCCACCGCCGCCGACGGCCTGCCGCCGCGCACCGACGCCACGACCTACACCGTCGAGGACATCTGCGCCGGCACCGAGGCCGGGTCCGGCGAGAAGCTCGTCGGGGTGCTGCTCGACTACGGCACGGCCGCGGACGCCGACGGCGGCCAGACCCCGCCCGCGCCGCGGGCCGCGTGCGCCGCGGTGCCGACCGCCGCGAACGGCCAGCAGGTCCTCGACGCCGTCGCCGACCTGCGGCTCGACAAGGGCCTCACCTGCGGCATCGACGGCTACCCGGCCTCGGGCTGCTCGGTGACCGTGAAGAACCCGCCGTCCGCGGCCGCCGCCGCGACCGTCGACTTCGCGCTGCCCGAGGCGGCGAGCGCCACCGCGAGCCCGGACGCCGCGGGCACCGCGGACCAGGCCGCCTCCGAGACCGACGACGGCGGCGTCCCGTGGACGCTGATCGTGGTGGTCGTGGTCGTCGTCGCGATCGGCGCCGCGTCGTTCGTGCTGTCCCGGCGCGGCAAGAACCTCTGA
- a CDS encoding aldo/keto reductase family protein: MEIRNLGSSGLKISAIAYGNWLTHGSQVEEDAALACVRQAIDEGITTFDTADVYANTKAETVLGKALKDERREGLEIFTKVYWPTGPGAHNDHGLSRKHILESINGSLKRLGTDYVDVYQAHRYDYETPLEETMEAFADVVHSGKAHYIGVSEWRAEEIRAAHKLARELRISLVSNQPQYNMLWRVIEPEVVPTCEELGIGQIVWSPIAQGALTGKYKPGEDYPAGSRATDDKGGADMISRWLNDDVLGRVQKLKPVADEAGLSLAQLAVAWTLQNSNVSAAIIGASRPEQVTENVKAAGVKLDAEALKRIDEVLDGVVERDPAKTKSPAKRDFGR, encoded by the coding sequence ATGGAAATCCGCAATCTTGGTTCGAGTGGCCTGAAGATCTCCGCAATCGCCTACGGCAACTGGCTGACCCACGGGTCCCAGGTCGAGGAGGACGCCGCGCTCGCGTGCGTCCGGCAGGCGATCGACGAGGGCATCACCACCTTCGACACCGCCGACGTGTACGCCAACACCAAGGCCGAGACCGTGCTCGGCAAGGCCCTGAAGGACGAGCGCCGCGAGGGCCTGGAGATCTTCACCAAGGTCTACTGGCCGACCGGCCCGGGTGCGCACAACGACCACGGGTTGTCCCGCAAGCACATCCTCGAGTCGATCAACGGCTCCCTGAAGCGGCTCGGCACCGACTACGTCGACGTCTACCAGGCGCACCGCTACGACTACGAGACCCCGCTCGAGGAGACGATGGAGGCCTTCGCCGACGTCGTGCACTCCGGCAAGGCGCACTACATCGGCGTCTCGGAGTGGCGGGCCGAGGAGATCCGCGCGGCCCACAAGCTCGCCCGCGAGCTGCGCATCTCGCTGGTCTCGAACCAGCCGCAGTACAACATGCTGTGGCGGGTCATCGAGCCCGAGGTGGTGCCGACCTGCGAGGAGCTCGGGATCGGGCAGATCGTCTGGTCGCCGATCGCGCAGGGCGCGCTGACCGGCAAGTACAAGCCGGGCGAGGACTACCCGGCCGGCTCGCGCGCCACCGACGACAAGGGCGGCGCGGACATGATCTCGCGCTGGCTCAACGACGACGTCCTCGGCCGGGTGCAGAAGCTCAAGCCGGTCGCCGACGAGGCCGGCCTCTCGCTGGCCCAGCTCGCCGTCGCCTGGACGCTGCAGAACAGCAACGTCTCGGCCGCGATCATCGGCGCCTCCCGGCCCGAGCAGGTCACCGAGAACGTCAAGGCGGCCGGCGTGAAGCTCGACGCCGAGGCCCTCAAGCGGATCGACGAGGTGCTGGACGGCGTCGTGGAGCGCGACCCGGCCAAGACCAAGTCCCCCGCGAAGCGCGACTTCGGCCGCTGA
- a CDS encoding DUF3043 domain-containing protein gives MFRRSKTAEAPAATETVKVAGKGRPTPSRKDAQAAARARAKGPQDKKAAARAQRERRTESSATIREGMKRGEERYLPARDKGPVRRFVRDWIDSRLCMAEMLLPLLILIMVGQAFSQSLANGLWSATILLVALDTSLVVFRLRRELRRRFPDVSTKGAVGYGVLRSIQLRWIRLPKPQVKLGAKLPDRY, from the coding sequence TTGTTCCGTCGCAGCAAGACCGCCGAAGCGCCCGCCGCCACCGAGACCGTCAAGGTCGCCGGAAAGGGCCGGCCCACTCCCAGCCGCAAGGACGCCCAGGCCGCCGCCCGGGCCCGCGCCAAGGGCCCCCAGGACAAGAAGGCCGCGGCCCGCGCCCAGCGCGAGCGCCGCACCGAGAGCAGCGCCACGATCCGCGAGGGCATGAAGCGCGGCGAGGAGCGCTACCTGCCGGCCCGGGACAAGGGCCCGGTCCGCCGGTTCGTCCGCGACTGGATCGACTCCCGGCTGTGCATGGCCGAGATGCTGCTGCCGCTGCTGATCCTGATCATGGTCGGCCAGGCGTTCTCCCAGAGCCTGGCCAACGGCCTGTGGAGCGCGACGATCCTGCTGGTCGCCCTGGACACCTCGCTGGTGGTCTTCCGGCTCCGCCGCGAGCTGCGCCGCCGGTTCCCCGACGTGAGCACCAAGGGCGCGGTCGGCTACGGCGTGCTGCGCTCCATCCAGCTCCGCTGGATCCGGCTCCCCAAGCCCCAGGTCAAGCTCGGCGCCAAGCTCCCCGACCGCTACTGA